In the genome of Chryseobacterium oryzae, one region contains:
- a CDS encoding nucleotidyltransferase family protein, whose protein sequence is MKALIFAAGKGTRLKPFTDHHPKALAKVNGIPLLERNIKYLKSFGITDFVINIHHFGNQIVEFLKENDNFNCKIEISDESKELLETGGGLVFAKKFLDHGEDFLIMNADILTNINITDFVRYHKEIKDFATLAVSDRESSRKLLFNDDLVLRGWLNVQTGEQRLAEFNKGFKPLAFSGVHCINPVMFTKMKRTGKFSVMEEYLDLMLSEKIHGYVHDSILVDVGRPASVLEAEKYFK, encoded by the coding sequence ATGAAAGCATTAATTTTTGCAGCCGGAAAAGGAACACGCCTTAAACCTTTCACCGATCATCATCCAAAAGCTTTGGCAAAAGTAAACGGAATTCCGCTCCTTGAGCGAAATATTAAATACCTTAAAAGTTTTGGCATTACCGATTTTGTGATCAATATTCATCATTTTGGAAATCAAATTGTTGAATTTCTAAAAGAGAATGATAATTTCAACTGCAAGATTGAAATATCTGATGAATCTAAAGAACTTCTTGAAACCGGAGGCGGTCTTGTTTTTGCCAAAAAATTTCTGGATCATGGCGAAGATTTTTTAATCATGAATGCTGATATTTTAACCAATATCAACATAACCGACTTTGTAAGATACCACAAAGAAATTAAAGATTTTGCTACCTTAGCGGTTTCAGATAGAGAAAGTTCCCGAAAATTATTGTTTAATGACGATCTTGTTTTGCGGGGATGGCTTAATGTACAAACGGGAGAACAGAGGCTTGCAGAATTCAACAAAGGATTTAAGCCTTTAGCGTTTAGCGGTGTGCACTGTATTAATCCGGTTATGTTTACCAAAATGAAAAGAACGGGTAAATTTTCGGTTATGGAAGAATATTTGGACTTAATGCTGAGCGAAAAAATTCATGGTTATGTACACGACAGCATTCTTGTAGATGTTGGTAGACCCGCGTCTGTACTTGAAGCTGAAAAATATTTTAAATAA